The Delphinus delphis chromosome 11, mDelDel1.2, whole genome shotgun sequence DNA segment tgaaggcacagagtcctaaccgctggatcagggaattccctaattcatttacttttaaagtaattactgataagggAGGACTTACGCTGTTTCgctctttgttttctgtcttacaccatttttgtccttcattttctctgttacTGCTCTCGTGCTTAGGTGATCTTTTGCAGTATACCGTTCTGgtttccttctcattttcccttgtgtctgtctgttttttggatgtttccttGGGGGTTTTGGTGACAGTGTTTTAGCAAGTTGCTGAGGCCCTCACAGCGTCTGTCTGTGTCACGTCCTGTGCCGTCTCGACCCTGCAGCTCCTGAAGCAGGCGGTGCTAACTGCCGCGACAGTGACGAGGGCCAAGGCCCGGCCTCGGTGCCTTCACTGTATttacccatcttacagatgaagaaaccaggcTTGGAGGCCTTGAGAGACTGAGTGACTCGTCAGGTTCAGAGTGGGGGCTGAGCTGGGAGGACTGAGGGGAGGGCTCAGGAGTCCCCAGCCTGACGCTGAGCCGGGCACCACACACGTGTTGGATGAACACGTGCGGTCCTCTGGTGATGGGACGGTGCCCTGAGCAGCTGCGTGTTCCAGGTGCTGACTTCACAAACTCCTTCTACCTGCTGAGCTCCTTCCCAGCCGGGCCGGAGTCTCCGGACCTGGACGAGTTCCTGGCCGCGCTGACTGCACAGTGTGCCTCTCTGGAGGAGCTGAGGCTCGCTTTCCGACCCCAGATGGATCCCCGGTGGGTACTGGGGTCTTGCTTCCCTAGCATTTGTTTCTGGAAAGGGAGGAACATTTAGAACGAAGCCTTTGGGAGGACGCTGGAGACGGAGTGCCCAGGCGGCCGCTCCactcccaggagtgggatggtcAGACCCTGGCTTCGTGGCACTGAGGCCCTCTGGTCAGAGGAAAGGATGGAGATGCTGACACAGGAATGGGGAGGCCAGGCAGCACAGGCTGGGGCACGGTGGTCTCTGCTCTGGGGAGGCTCCCCAGGAAGAGCCTGGGTGTGGGCCTGCAGACTCCAGCCAGACCAGGCTTTCTGCGCCATCGTGTCACGTCCTGAGGGTGCAGCTCAAAACCCATCACCAACGTGTCCCGTCCCATGGCAAACAGGCATCTAGTGCAGCAGTGCGGGGAGGGGCTGAAGCTGGCAGGACCTGCTGAGCATGGAGCCAGGGGAACTGGGGAAGGGGGTGTCAGGGGCTGCCCTGCCCCCAGAGGTGGAGAAGCGTCCAGCCCTGTGATCACCGTGGGAGGAGCTGGCAGCAGTGAACCTCTCCCAGAGGGACTGGGTCCTGGGTTGGATGTCAGTGGGTGGGTGGCTGCCGGCAGGGAGCCGGGGCCGGCCCGGGTCAGCCTGCGGCGTCCGTGTGCCCTGTCACATGCGGGGGCTGCGGTAGAACAAGGGTGGACGGCTGGTAGCGGTCCCACGTCTGCTGCATCCGTCGGACCCAGGCTCACCCCtggtggggctggggccagggcagcGGCGGGGACGACGTGGCCTGGGGCCCCTCACGCGCCCGCTCCACGCAGGCAGCTGTCCATGATGCTCATGCTGGCGCAGTCGAACCCGCAGCTTCTGGCGCTCATCGGCACGCGGGCGAGCCTGGCGCGGGAGCTGGAGCGCGTGGAGCGGCAGTCGCggctggagcagctgagcccggcCGAGCTGCACAGCAAGAACAGGAGCCACTGGGCCGAGTGGCTCCTGGAGTACAGGTgggcccccgccccccacaccccgcccccaGTGGGGACCCCAGGGCCGCGGGGCGGGGCTGCTCTGCTGACGCTCGGCTCGGGTGTGACTCCAGAGCCCGGCTGGAGAAGGATCAGGAGGCCGCCGGCGACACCGCGGCCTGGCAGGCCGAGCGCGTGCGCGTCATGCACGCCAACAACCCCAAGTACGTCCTGAGGAACTACATCGCACAGGGCGCCATCCAGGCCGCCGAGAGCGGAGACTTCTCAGAGGCAAGCGGCCCGCCCGGCCCTCCCCTCCTGGTCCCCTCCCGGTGCCGGGGAGGCGGGGCCCCAACAAACACTGCACCCCCTGCTCTCCTCCAGGTGCGGCGGGTGCTGAAGCTGCTGGAGACCCCTTAccgtggggagggggaggccgcCGAGGCCTGCGAGGCCGCTGAGCCCGAGGAGGCCAGTGGGGAGGCCGGCGGGGCGGCCAGCCGGCGGCGCTCGTACAGCTGCAAGCCCCCGCTCTGGGCCGCGGAGCTGTGTGTGACGTGATCGTCGTAACCGCCTTGGAGGCCTCCACACAGGAGCCCCGAGGCCCGAGCCCTCGAGTCCACGAGGCGAGGCGGCGCCCGCCCCACCCGTCTCTCCATGACGGCAGAGATGCCCAGTCAGGACCTGACCCGTCTCTGTCCGATGCCGACTCGGCAGCACCGCCCAGCCCCCAAGCTCTGCTCCCGGCGACAGGCTGCTTTGCGCCAGGACTGCTCAGCTCAGCAGAGGGGACCGGCGGACGCACAGCCCCCACCCACCTCGCCAGCCTGGCGGGGGACGCAGCCCCTAAATAAACTGGCAGCTCCCTCGGTCGCCTCCGCCTCCGTGTGTTCGCTCTGCCCCCGCGCCGGCCCAGGACCCGCCCGGTAGAGAGAGGCGTGAGTGGGGCGGGCAGCACCTTTATTGCAGCGCAGGCACCCCCGCCGGGGCCGCACAGGCCTCAGGCGTCCTGGTAGTAGCTGTTGAAGTTGATGCGCAGCAGGAAGTCCTCCAGGTGGGGCTGGTAGCCGCGGTTCACCAGCTTGCTCACCACTGGGGGGAGGGCGTCAGTGAGCAGctcggccccgcccccaccccgcctggCCCTGCCCGGCCCCAGGGGAGGGTCACCTTTGAAGAGGAAGTGGGAGTAGTACTTGAAAGTGCTGTAGGACTGCTGCAGGAGGGCGAAGTTGGGGTGCTCGGGGCCGCGCCAGGGCTGGGCGATGAGCTGGCTGCGGAACTTGAGCACCAGGCTGAAGGTGCTGTGAATGATGTTCATGACCGGCGCCGCCTTCTCCGTCAGCAGGCCCCtggggggcaggcgggggctgcgGTGAGCGCGCCCGACGCGGGGGACACGGGGGACGCGGCCCCGGCCCCGCGCCTCACCTGAACACAGCCTTGTGCAGGTACTCGGCATGGGCGCGCTGGATCTCCTCTAGGTCGCCCACCGAGGCCAGCCTGGCCTGGAACTCGCACCAGGTGACGTGCAGGATCTGGTTGGCGATGTAGCCCTGGATGACCTTCACGAAGTGCTGCATCTCGTGCTTGAACAGCTGGAGCTGGCGGAACTGCACCGAGCCGGCCGCGTGGCTCACCCgcgctgcggggggggggggggggggttgagcTACAGCCACGGGCTGAGGGGACACCGGGGCCCCGCCAGGCTCACCTGTGCGCTTGAGGTGGAAGCAGACATCCTTGAGTGTCCACATCATGAGCTTCAGCTGcaacaggaaggagaaaatgcCGCTGTACCGGCTCAAGCAGCCCTCGGTGACCACGATGTTGAGGGGCCAGTCAACCTGCCAGGGAAGCCAACTCAGCACGCCTGCGTCCCGGGACCGTCCCCCGCCCATCTGCACAAGGGGGCCCTGCTCACCTTGTACCTGAGCTCCAGGCAGCTCAGCACGTCCGGGGCATTGGGGGCAAACGTCTCAGGCAGGAACTTGAGGGCGAAGGAGAGGTTGGCGGCGTGCGGCGTGTCGCCGTGCAGGCTGTACTGCAGGGCCTTGCTCAGCACGGAGTTGAGCACCAGCGGGCTGAGGAGCTCCCCAGGCGTCTGTCCCGCCCCGAGCTGCAGCAGCAGGGCACGGGTGTCCCGAGGCGTCCCGAGGCCTCCAGGCCCCCTCCCGCAGCCCCACCTGTGCCCGCCCCACCCGGGCCTCACCTTCTCGAAGAGCAGGTCGCTGAGGGACTGCGCAAACTCCCCGTCCTCCATCAGCAGGAAGTGCCGCAGCGCCTCGAAGTGTGCCCCGAGGTGCAGCTCCACGAAGAAGTAGTCGACTGCGGCCTTGTTCACCAGGGAGACGCTGGCAGGAGGGGCCAGGCGTCACTGGCCGGCAAGGCGCGGAGGGCCGGGTGGGGAGGGCCGGGCGGGGCAGGTGGGCGGGCACTCACTGGGCAGCCAGCGGGGCCGTGATGGAGTGCTTCATGAGCACGGGCAGCGGCAGCAGCTCACTCAGCTGCACTGCACTCGCATCTGCGTCTGACTGGGCCCCGGGGTCCTCGGGGAGGGCAAAAGCTCGGGGCAGCCCGTGGTGCAGGAGGCGGGCAACGGGAGGCTCTGCTGCAGGGGTGACACGGACCACGGTCCCGCACCAGGGACACGCTGGCCAGGCTCCCTCCCGCCACGGCCAGCCCACTCACACATGGCCTCGTAGCTGTCCGGGTACCGCTCCAGGCAGTACTGCCCCGCCAGGCCTGCCAGGTAGGCCTGCTCCCTGTCCCAGCGCTGGGCCGCCTCCTCGCCAGGGCCTGGGCTGCTCCGGGTGTCTACGCCCTCCTGAGACAACCCAGCCTCAAGGAGCCCGCCTGTTCCCCTCGAATGGGAGAGGACGGACTGGGCGGGGGGCATCCCCCGCGTGCTGCCCAGTCCCAGGGCGGAGCCCTCACTGCCCACGACAGGCCAGGCGGGGGCAGGGGGCCCACCAGCAGCACACGCTGCCCCGACTCCTGGTCCCCAGCCCCTGACCCCGTCTGCCCTGACCTGTGAGCTCGGAGGGCCACCTGGAGAGAGGTCCTGGGAGTCCCCACTCGCCCCCGGGCCTGAGCGGAACgaacggggtgggagggggcgtcAGGGCCCAGCACCTGCCGCTGGACAGCGCCCCACCAAGTCCCCGGGGCAGCCAGCTTCTCACCCGCCCCCCGTGCTCACCGACGCCCCCTGTCACAGGACAGCCCTGGGGGCCCCACTGACCTGGCTCCTCAGGGATACTGTCTTCCAGAGCAGTGGGCGCAGCCTCCGCAGACAGCAAGTCCTGCAGGCCAGTCTCCTCCCCACGGCCAGAGCCGCCTGAGGCCGTCTCTGCAGGCAGCCGTGGCTCGTCTTCCCGGGCAGGGCTCTGGGCTCCCAAGCTGAGGCCTGACCGGGACCCATGGTCAGGGGGCGCCCAGGGGGGCCCGGGCACGTTGGGCTCAGCTTCCCCTGAGAGCAACCCCAGCATCACACTGGACTGAGACACGTGTCCGTGGACGTTCCACCGTGGCCGGGAGGGGGCCACATCCCACACGTTCTCCCCCACCCTGATGCTGGCATCAGACACGTGTCCGTGGACGTTCCACCGTGGCCGGGAGGGGGCCACATCCCACACGTTCTCCCCCACCCTGATGTTGGCATCAGACACGTGTCCGTGGACGTTCCACCGTGGCCGGGCGGGAGCCATTCCAGAAGCATAACCCTCTGTGGGAACaccaggctctgccacttgccCACAGAGCTGCCCCGGGTCCTGGCTGCTCTCCTCCTGGCAGGAGGGGTGCTGGGGGGGGTGCGCGTAAGGCAGAGCCACCCGCCCATCTGGGACACACGTGTCCAGCTGCACGTGAGTGTCCTCCCGCAGCCGCTGCCCCTCACTGCCCAAGCTGCCTCCTGCAGTCTGCAGGGCccctggggaagctggggcgGCCACAGACGGCCTCAGGATGGTTCTGAAATCGTACTCCTGCGGCCCGGAGGGCCCTGTGTCCGCTGCTGCGGACGGAGCCAGGGGAGGCAGGTCCGAGCCAATGGTCTGCAGCGCCTCGTCCAGGACGGGGGCCGCGCTGGTGAGCACAGGCTGCTCAGCCCCCTGGGCCGTGGGCAGGAAGTCTCGGATGCTGAGGCCCACAGAGAACGGTCCCGGCCCCTCCGCCTGCTCTGACAGCGGGCCTGCTCCTGGCCCTGAGCCGCAGGCCCCAGCTGCTGGAGGCTCGAGGGGCTGCGGCGTCAGCACGCTCTGCCTGTCGGGGCTGTCCCGGGCAGCCTCGTGCCGCCCCTCATGCCCAGGATCACAGCTGCCGCCTCCGTCGGGGTGCTCAGGGCCCAGAAAGGAAGCCTGAAACACAAGTGCGCGTTGGTCCCTCCCATTATCCGGCTCTGTCCCCCAAGTTCGGTTCTGCACCCAGCACCAAAACCCATGACAGGGGGGCAGTGGGGACACAGGCCAGGCACGGGGCAGCCAGCTCGGAGCCCCACGCTATGTGCCCTGGGTCCTGCCCCGGCCCCTCGCCCGGGAGCGGGCACTCACCTGGAAGCGGGCACCCGGGAGGATGGCCAGCGGCTCCAGGGGCTTCCCCTCCGCCATGTCTTCCAGCAGCTCCTGAAATTCAACCAGCAGGATGTGCGGCGGCAGCCGTGGGGGTGGAAGTCACAGCCCCACCGCCCGCAACTGTCGGGCACCGCGATGCGGCGGGGCTCACGCGGCACTTGGCTCGCAGCCCGGCTGGCGCCCAGCACCACCCGTGTCGTCTGAGGGCAGCACGGCCTCTCCGGGTCACGACCCCTCTGAACACGCGATGAGAGCCTTACCCGTGCCCCTCCAGCGGGCACACAGGAAGGTCTGCGTGCGACCTCAGGGCTTCCGAGTCCCCGGGGGGCCGGGGAAGAGCTCCCCCGTGAACAGCAGCGCTACCTGAACGCGTTTCTGATCTTCTAAGAGAAAACGAAGCCGAGCGCCGGCCAATCTGTGCCTCTGGACCTTCCACAGCGCCTTCTGCTCCCGACGAGCTGCCTCTGCAGACAACTTGCTGTAATGATCCACCAGGGCCTGCCTGTAGCCACCAAGAGAGGACTGGTCACCATGGTCACCCCACTGTCCAGCCAGTGCCCCGTGGGCTGGAGGCTCTCCGTGGCAGAGACCCCTGATGGGCAGTCCACATGCCCAGCACCTTCCCCGGGCAGGTAGCTGCTCCCGCAACACCTGCAGGGGCCTCGCTGGGCAGGTCTTTCTGGCCCCCAGACTAGGAGCCCCCAGCGGGCAGGCCCAGTGAATTCACTCCGCAGAGTGAACACCAGATGAGCCCCTACACAGCCTGAAGCAGAGGGACTGGCGAGGGGCCGGGGGCTGCCCAGGGCCTCTAGGAGGTGAGGCCTCACTTCGTCAGCTGCGTAAAAGGCAACTTCCCGTTCTGCTGGCGCAAACCCCAGAGAACTGATTATCAATGCAAAAGGGTACACAGGGTGCagtgtaaacattttatttgctTCATTCAAAGCTGGCCTGGCGTGTTAACACCCAACGATTTTGATCCTCTCGCCATCAGGAACTGGTTTCAAACCTGGACCGGCCATTTTTAATTCGGTTGTCACAGGCCAGGGACACAGCCTCTACACCTAGTTTCCTCCTCGTGTGAACAGGTGAATAATGtctactcacacacacacacacacacatgtgtacacacaagACAGCACGGATGCACGGGCACAGGCATACACGCACTCATCACTTGCTGGCTCAGTCACAGCTCCATAAACCGCCCCCAAGGTCAGGACAACTGAGACCCCGAGACGGTGAGCAGGAAGGGACAGCCCCTCCCACAAAGGGCCCCCCTTCGAGATGCCAGCTCTGCTGCCAGCTTATGGGAAATGCAGGGGAGGGCGGGACAAGCTGATGGCACAGCAAGAGACAGACTCGCAGATACTGTGCTGGAGAAATTCCTGTTTCTCTGTCAAACTGCTAACaggtttaagaaaaaattagaaaaacaggaGCTGTTtaacttaaaagaaacaaagagacagagaagcgACAGGAACACAGTGTGTGCCCCAACCCTGAACCCGAGTCCACACAAACCGACCGCAAGGAGACCTTCTGAGCTCAGACCACTACTCTTCCGGCCTGATCATACACCTGCAAGGTGTCAAAATAAAAGGTAAAGGCCCATCAAAGATCAAACGAGCCACGGTGTCCCCACGGTGCCCTCGTCCCAGGGAGGCCGACCCGGAGTGGCCACTACGCCCGCGGCCACCTACCTGGCCTTCCTCTCCAGCTGCTCCTCCAGGGCCTTCAGCCTCCTCTGCCGGTCCCGGAGCTCACGGGCGTAGCTGAAGTCATCATCCAGCTCCTCCTGCCTGGCCGCCCGGCGGCGCTGCACAACACCCCCGGCGGCCCCGCTGGTGAAGCCGCCTCCCCGAGCCTGTGCCACCCCCGGGCCAACCCCACCCACCTCCTGGTCCTTCACAAACTGCTCCTTCAGCCTCTGAAACTGCTCTCGCTTCTGGGCATCCAAGGCCATCCGCTCAGACAGCTGCCGATCTGCGACAAGACAGTAAGGGGCATGTTATGAGGAGCCCCAGCAGGCAGCCCCCCGACGCAGAGGGGGACCCGAGCCACACGCACCGCTGAGCGCGCTCAGGACCCTGGACGCCGCTTCCCGGGCCTGGACGATTAATTCTTGTTTTGCAATTTCCATTCGTAATTCCTGAAAAAGACCACCAGTGATTGACGCATCTAATCCTCCCTCCCATGCCCCTGGGATGGCCTGGGAGAGGGGTCCGCTCAGACCCTGGGTGGGCTCTGGGGGCACGGTGCCCACCCCACACAGTGGTGAGGCTGGTTCCCAGGCAATCGATACACTCTCCCAGAGCAATCTGGAGCCAAGACCCCAGGCCTGTATGCCCACCCTGAAGGGGACGGGCTTCCCTGCGGGGACGGAGGGCCAGGCCAGGCCGCCCCAGCAGGGTGTACAGCCTCCTCTGCACCTCCAACGCTCACCCCCGCCACTTGCTCTCTGGGGTCTGCCCAGCCCACATCTCCCTGCTGCCCACCAGGTGCCGGGCCAGGAAGGACTTTCCATCAAACCCCTCCCCAGGCCACAGGAGGCGCAAAGCTTGGGCCCCAGTACACCTGCCCCTCCTGAGCAGGAGGGGAGCCCACTGTCCAGCCCacgctgggaggagggggagagagaggcacAAGGAaccctgggaggagggggagaggcgcAAGGAaccctgggaggagagggaggcgcAAGAAAAGGCCCGTGGCCCAAggcgcccctccctcacct contains these protein-coding regions:
- the TUBGCP6 gene encoding gamma-tubulin complex component 6 isoform X3, with product MASVPQLVDDLCEALLPAAKAHSGQRRGSRKKAKQSLKRVAYNVLFTSLFQDETRKLQPGLPRLPVKNRILMLSFDLRVSGLGAEADRLEELVEELEAAHRRPLAELGSVLDLLVRLAGSGPPRMLRRRRDFFLHSRPVGRDVPYGGYDCADLSGLEADVRSLISGEEYLCRDLVRKTLQVMEAAPGTGLPAVGLFSYGDPCGDRFERDTRVSLFGALVHSRTADLDVRLDLPPVPDSADLSGLAIKVSSSVDQSEDEGFQSASNLTPDSQSEPGMTPDIDLWDAVLTYEASKRRCWEQVGCPPGHREEPYLTEAGRAAFDRSCRLCQAGLQVLGGGLLQAPQPVLVKECELVKDALNILIGVVSATFSLCQPAQAFTVKQGVHVSGASPESISSLLSEVAECGTHYARLSHFSLQPVLDSSCSEGLVFQAFTSGLRRYLQYYRACVLSTPPTLSLLTIAFLFKKLGRQLRYLAELCGVGTGLLGAGGRAPGAAFPTGVKLLSYLYQEALDNCSNEHYPVLLSLLKTSCEPYTRFIHDWVYSGVFRDVYGEFMIQVNHEYLGFRDKFYWTHGYVLISKEVEDCVPVFLRHVAHDVYVCGKTINLLKLCCPRHYLCCSDVPVPRVSVIFSLEELKDIEKDCAIYVGRMERVARHSSISKEEKELRMEIAKQELIVQAREAASRVLSALSDRQLSERMALDAQKREQFQRLKEQFVKDQERRRAARQEELDDDFSYARELRDRQRRLKALEEQLERKARQALVDHYSKLSAEAARREQKALWKVQRHRLAGARLRFLLEDQKRVQELLEDMAEGKPLEPLAILPGARFQASFLGPEHPDGGGSCDPGHEGRHEAARDSPDRQSVLTPQPLEPPAAGACGSGPGAGPLSEQAEGPGPFSVGLSIRDFLPTAQGAEQPVLTSAAPVLDEALQTIGSDLPPLAPSAAADTGPSGPQEYDFRTILRPSVAAPASPGALQTAGGSLGSEGQRLREDTHVQLDTCVPDGRVALPYAHPPQHPSCQEESSQDPGQLCGQVAEPGVPTEGYASGMAPARPRWNVHGHVSDANIRVGENVWDVAPSRPRWNVHGHVSDASIRVGENVWDVAPSRPRWNVHGHVSQSSVMLGLLSGEAEPNVPGPPWAPPDHGSRSGLSLGAQSPAREDEPRLPAETASGGSGRGEETGLQDLLSAEAAPTALEDSIPEEPGPGASGDSQDLSPGGPPSSQEGVDTRSSPGPGEEAAQRWDREQAYLAGLAGQYCLERYPDSYEAMSEPPVARLLHHGLPRAFALPEDPGAQSDADASAVQLSELLPLPVLMKHSITAPLAAHVSLVNKAAVDYFFVELHLGAHFEALRHFLLMEDGEFAQSLSDLLFEKLGAGQTPGELLSPLVLNSVLSKALQYSLHGDTPHAANLSFALKFLPETFAPNAPDVLSCLELRYKVDWPLNIVVTEGCLSRYSGIFSFLLQLKLMMWTLKDVCFHLKRTARVSHAAGSVQFRQLQLFKHEMQHFVKVIQGYIANQILHVTWCEFQARLASVGDLEEIQRAHAEYLHKAVFRGLLTEKAAPVMNIIHSTFSLVLKFRSQLIAQPWRGPEHPNFALLQQSYSTFKYYSHFLFKVVSKLVNRGYQPHLEDFLLRINFNSYYQDA
- the TUBGCP6 gene encoding gamma-tubulin complex component 6 isoform X2; this encodes MASVPQLVDDLCEALLPAAKAHSGQRRGSRKKAKQSLKRVAYNVLFTSLFQDETRKLQPGLPRLPVKNRILMLSFDLRVSGLGAEADRLEELVEELEAAHRRPLAELGSVLDLLVRLAGSGPPRMLRRRRDFFLHSRPVGRDVPYGGYDCADLSGLEADVRSLISGEEYLCRDLVRKTLQVMEAAPGTGLPAVGLFSYGDPCGDRFERDTRVSLFGALVHSRTADLDVRLDLPPVPDSADLSGLAIKVSSSVDQSEDEGFQSASNLTPDSQSEPGMTPDIDLWDAVLTYEASKRRCWEQVGCPPGHREEPYLTEAGRAAFDRSCRLCQAGLQVLGGGLLQAPQPVLVKECELVKDALNILIGVVSATFSLCQPAQAFTVKQGVHVSGASPESISSLLSEVAECGTHYARLSHFSLQPVLDSSCSEGLVFQAFTSGLRRYLQYYRACVLSTPPTLSLLTIAFLFKKLGRQLRYLAELCGVGTGLLGAGGRAPGAAFPTGVKLLSYLYQEALDNCSNEHYPVLLSLLKTSCEPYTRFIHDWVYSGVFRDVYGEFMIQVNHEYLGFRDKFYWTHGYVLISKEVEDCVPVFLRHVAHDVYVCGKTINLLKLCCPRHYLCCSDVPVPRVSVIFSLEELKDIEKDCAIYVGRMERVARHSSISKEEKELRMEIAKQELIVQAREAASRVLSALSDRQLSERMALDAQKREQFQRLKEQFVKDQERRRAARQEELDDDFSYARELRDRQRRLKALEEQLERKARQALVDHYSKLSAEAARREQKALWKVQRHRLAGARLRFLLEDQKRVQELLEDMAEGKPLEPLAILPGARFQASFLGPEHPDGGGSCDPGHEGRHEAARDSPDRQSVLTPQPLEPPAAGACGSGPGAGPLSEQAEGPGPFSVGLSIRDFLPTAQGAEQPVLTSAAPVLDEALQTIGSDLPPLAPSAAADTGPSGPQEYDFRTILRPSVAAPASPGALQTAGGSLGSEGQRLREDTHVQLDTCVPDGRVALPYAHPPQHPSCQEESSQDPGQLCGQVAEPGVPTEGYASGMAPARPRWNVHGHVSDANIRVGENVWDVAPSRPRWNVHGHVSDASIRVGENVWDVAPSRPRWNVHGHVSQSSVMLGLLSGEAEPNVPGPPWAPPDHGSRSGLSLGAQSPAREDEPRLPAETASGGSGRGEETGLQDLLSAEAAPTALEDSIPEEPGPGASGDSQDLSPGGPPSSQVRADGVRGWGPGVGAACAAGGPPAPAWPVVGSEGSALGLGSTRGMPPAQSVLSHSRGTGGLLEAGLSQEGVDTRSSPGPGEEAAQRWDREQAYLAGLAGQYCLERYPDSYEAMSEPPVARLLHHGLPRAFALPEDPGAQSDADASAVQLSELLPLPVLMKHSITAPLAAHVSLVNKAAVDYFFVELHLGAHFEALRHFLLMEDGEFAQSLSDLLFEKLGAGQTPGELLSPLVLNSVLSKALQYSLHGDTPHAANLSFALKFLPETFAPNAPDVLSCLELRYKLKLMMWTLKDVCFHLKRTARVSHAAGSVQFRQLQLFKHEMQHFVKVIQGYIANQILHVTWCEFQARLASVGDLEEIQRAHAEYLHKAVFRGLLTEKAAPVMNIIHSTFSLVLKFRSQLIAQPWRGPEHPNFALLQQSYSTFKYYSHFLFKVVSKLVNRGYQPHLEDFLLRINFNSYYQDA
- the TUBGCP6 gene encoding gamma-tubulin complex component 6 isoform X1, which produces MASVPQLVDDLCEALLPAAKAHSGQRRGSRKKAKQSLKRVAYNVLFTSLFQDETRKLQPGLPRLPVKNRILMLSFDLRVSGLGAEADRLEELVEELEAAHRRPLAELGSVLDLLVRLAGSGPPRMLRRRRDFFLHSRPVGRDVPYGGYDCADLSGLEADVRSLISGEEYLCRDLVRKTLQVMEAAPGTGLPAVGLFSYGDPCGDRFERDTRVSLFGALVHSRTADLDVRLDLPPVPDSADLSGLAIKVSSSVDQSEDEGFQSASNLTPDSQSEPGMTPDIDLWDAVLTYEASKRRCWEQVGCPPGHREEPYLTEAGRAAFDRSCRLCQAGLQVLGGGLLQAPQPVLVKECELVKDALNILIGVVSATFSLCQPAQAFTVKQGVHVSGASPESISSLLSEVAECGTHYARLSHFSLQPVLDSSCSEGLVFQAFTSGLRRYLQYYRACVLSTPPTLSLLTIAFLFKKLGRQLRYLAELCGVGTGLLGAGGRAPGAAFPTGVKLLSYLYQEALDNCSNEHYPVLLSLLKTSCEPYTRFIHDWVYSGVFRDVYGEFMIQVNHEYLGFRDKFYWTHGYVLISKEVEDCVPVFLRHVAHDVYVCGKTINLLKLCCPRHYLCCSDVPVPRVSVIFSLEELKDIEKDCAIYVGRMERVARHSSISKEEKELRMEIAKQELIVQAREAASRVLSALSDRQLSERMALDAQKREQFQRLKEQFVKDQERRRAARQEELDDDFSYARELRDRQRRLKALEEQLERKARQALVDHYSKLSAEAARREQKALWKVQRHRLAGARLRFLLEDQKRVQELLEDMAEGKPLEPLAILPGARFQASFLGPEHPDGGGSCDPGHEGRHEAARDSPDRQSVLTPQPLEPPAAGACGSGPGAGPLSEQAEGPGPFSVGLSIRDFLPTAQGAEQPVLTSAAPVLDEALQTIGSDLPPLAPSAAADTGPSGPQEYDFRTILRPSVAAPASPGALQTAGGSLGSEGQRLREDTHVQLDTCVPDGRVALPYAHPPQHPSCQEESSQDPGQLCGQVAEPGVPTEGYASGMAPARPRWNVHGHVSDANIRVGENVWDVAPSRPRWNVHGHVSDASIRVGENVWDVAPSRPRWNVHGHVSQSSVMLGLLSGEAEPNVPGPPWAPPDHGSRSGLSLGAQSPAREDEPRLPAETASGGSGRGEETGLQDLLSAEAAPTALEDSIPEEPGPGASGDSQDLSPGGPPSSQVRADGVRGWGPGVGAACAAGGPPAPAWPVVGSEGSALGLGSTRGMPPAQSVLSHSRGTGGLLEAGLSQEGVDTRSSPGPGEEAAQRWDREQAYLAGLAGQYCLERYPDSYEAMSEPPVARLLHHGLPRAFALPEDPGAQSDADASAVQLSELLPLPVLMKHSITAPLAAHVSLVNKAAVDYFFVELHLGAHFEALRHFLLMEDGEFAQSLSDLLFEKLGAGQTPGELLSPLVLNSVLSKALQYSLHGDTPHAANLSFALKFLPETFAPNAPDVLSCLELRYKVDWPLNIVVTEGCLSRYSGIFSFLLQLKLMMWTLKDVCFHLKRTARVSHAAGSVQFRQLQLFKHEMQHFVKVIQGYIANQILHVTWCEFQARLASVGDLEEIQRAHAEYLHKAVFRGLLTEKAAPVMNIIHSTFSLVLKFRSQLIAQPWRGPEHPNFALLQQSYSTFKYYSHFLFKVVSKLVNRGYQPHLEDFLLRINFNSYYQDA